In the genome of Achromobacter sp. MFA1 R4, the window CGGGGCGGTAGCTGGGAGCGGGTCGCCCATCGCTCGTTGCCCGTTGCCGGGCCGCGCCGCGCCGCCGGCTCAGCTGGCCGGCTGCGTGCGCGGCTCGGTCTGCACCGGAGCCTGCGACGGCAGGCAATACCGGCCTTCTCGGTAAGCCCAGCTCGGCCACAGCGCGTGCGCCAGCGCCTCGGTGGCCAGGCCCGCGTCCAGCGGCACGGGCGCGTAGTCTTCGGGCGCCGTGTAGCGGTACTGCACCGGGGTCTTGTTGGGCGCCAGCACCAGCAGGTCATCGCCCTTCAGGTAACCGTAGGTGTTGTCGTACTGCATGATGGCGCGCCCGGGCGTGCTGCGCGTGAGGTCGTGCCCGATCATCGGGTGTTCCGTATCCACGCCGATCAGCGACAGCAGCGTCGGCGGCAGGTCGATCTGGCTGATCAGGCGGTCGTCGCGCCGCGCCGCGATGCCGGCGCCCAGGATGACCGCGGGGATATGGAAATGGCGCACCGGCACCAGGCTGGCGCCGAACACGCGCGAGTCGTGGTCGGCCGCCACCAGGAAGACGGTGTTTTCCCAGTAGGGCGAGGCCTTGGCGCGTTCAAAGAAGCGGCCCAGCGCCCAGTCCGCGTAGCGCACGGTGTTTTCCACCGTGGCCGGATTGCCCTCGGTCTGGATGCGGCCCTCCGGGTACTCCCAGGGCGAATGGTTGGATACGCTGAAGGCCAGCGTGAAGGAAGGCCGGTCGCCGTCCTCGCGCAGCAGGCGGTCGAGCTGGTTGAACATGTCCTCGTCCGACGCGCCCCAGGTGCCGACGAAGGCGGGGTCGACGAAGTCCTGCCGGTCCACGATCTCCCGGAAGCCGTTGCCCAGGAAAAAGCCCTTCATGTTGTCGAAGTGCGACTCGCCGCCATAGATGAAGCGCGAGTGATAGCCATGGCGGCCCAGCAGGTCGGCCAGCGAGAAAAAGCCGCGCTGTGACCGGGGCAGCTTGAGCACCGCCTGCGCGGGGGTGGGCAAAAAGCCGGTGGTCACGGCCTCCAGGCCCCGCACCGAGCGGGTGCCGGTGGCGTAGGCGCGCGTGAAGGTCCAGGCCTCGCGCGCCAGCGCGTCCAGCTCCGGCGTCAGGTCGGCCCCGCCCAGCGCGGCGCTGTACTGCGCGCCCAGGCTCTCTTCAAGAATGATCACCAGGTTGAGCGGACGCGGCGTCTGGCGCGTCGCGGGCTGGGGATGCAGGCTGGGGAAGTCGGGATTGCGCGGCGGATACGGCAGGCCGGACTGCGCAAGCACGATTTCGTGCATCTTGTCGTCGTCCATGCCGCCATACACCGCGGACGCCGACTTCTCGTTCTTCATGCTGTAGACCGCATAGAAGACGTTATAGAGCGAGTTCAGCGCCAGGG includes:
- a CDS encoding LTA synthase family protein codes for the protein MRHSTLIFVVAAFALLTLSRLALALWQWQRVRNAGGLAPLLLRGLRIDAHQIAVLAALPAVLSPLFGHIPAAAAVTSVWYLVAFVLLAFLEVATPPFIIEYDSRPNRLFVEYLKHPREVSGMLWRGYKGALLGGLGALAVIGWAAWALLGHARPDAPLTWWQMPLASVAILAVVILAIRGTLSHRPINPSSVAYCADGMLNTLALNSLYNVFYAVYSMKNEKSASAVYGGMDDDKMHEIVLAQSGLPYPPRNPDFPSLHPQPATRQTPRPLNLVIILEESLGAQYSAALGGADLTPELDALAREAWTFTRAYATGTRSVRGLEAVTTGFLPTPAQAVLKLPRSQRGFFSLADLLGRHGYHSRFIYGGESHFDNMKGFFLGNGFREIVDRQDFVDPAFVGTWGASDEDMFNQLDRLLREDGDRPSFTLAFSVSNHSPWEYPEGRIQTEGNPATVENTVRYADWALGRFFERAKASPYWENTVFLVAADHDSRVFGASLVPVRHFHIPAVILGAGIAARRDDRLISQIDLPPTLLSLIGVDTEHPMIGHDLTRSTPGRAIMQYDNTYGYLKGDDLLVLAPNKTPVQYRYTAPEDYAPVPLDAGLATEALAHALWPSWAYREGRYCLPSQAPVQTEPRTQPAS